Proteins from a genomic interval of Schaalia odontolytica:
- a CDS encoding shikimate kinase encodes MSADLPIVLVGLPGAGKSKVGRLLARDLDVPHIDTDAMIVERTGRSIAEIFASEGEAIFRLLEARAVADALEREAVISLGGGAVVTEAVRDRLAGHTVVYIDATHDELLRRTGSRRHRPLLVEDPSAVLCRLREEREPYYRAVATLVVPSGPGPASDVAATIFKHLELS; translated from the coding sequence ATGAGCGCCGACCTGCCCATCGTGCTCGTGGGCCTACCCGGTGCCGGCAAGTCGAAGGTGGGACGCCTCCTCGCACGCGACCTGGACGTGCCGCACATCGACACCGACGCGATGATCGTCGAGCGGACGGGCCGCTCGATCGCTGAGATCTTCGCCAGTGAAGGTGAGGCGATCTTTCGGCTGCTAGAGGCCCGCGCCGTCGCCGATGCGCTCGAGCGCGAGGCCGTGATCTCCCTGGGCGGCGGAGCCGTGGTGACCGAAGCGGTCCGCGATCGCCTCGCCGGCCACACGGTTGTCTATATCGATGCGACGCACGATGAGTTACTGCGCCGCACCGGGTCTCGAAGGCACAGGCCGCTTCTCGTGGAGGATCCCTCCGCCGTTCTTTGCCGACTGCGGGAGGAACGCGAACCCTACTACCGGGCCGTCGCGACGCTCGTCGTGCCAAGTGGCCCCGGCCCCGCGTCCGACGTCGCAGCCACCATCTTTAAACACCTGGAGCTTTCATGA
- the aroB gene encoding 3-dehydroquinate synthase produces the protein MTTITVTGPRPSTITVGRGLGFAPIVSALDAAATRVLIIHARPLASRAHALADHLRGLGYEASLADHPDAEAGKTIEVVSSLWDRCGDLQLGRKDAIVALGGGATTDMAGFVAATWLRGITLINVPTTLLGMVDAAVGGKTGINTSVGKNLVGSFYPASAVVADMDLLATLPRADLAAGAAEVIKCGFIADPTILTVVEETEPEALLDPGGAALGEITTRAIAVKARVVSADLMEGGLREILNYGHTLAHAIERANDYGWRHGDAVAVGCCFAARLARARGLLTDADVARHDALFSRLGLPTRYEGTDLERLRAIMASDKKVRRGVLRFVLLHGIANPRTETIEHSELVDAARAIGIPS, from the coding sequence ATGACCACCATCACCGTCACCGGGCCGCGCCCCTCGACGATCACCGTCGGACGAGGCCTCGGCTTTGCCCCGATCGTCTCGGCCCTTGACGCGGCCGCCACCAGGGTTCTCATCATTCACGCCCGTCCGCTGGCCTCTCGTGCCCACGCCCTCGCCGACCACCTGCGCGGCCTCGGCTACGAGGCGAGCCTGGCGGACCACCCCGACGCCGAAGCCGGCAAGACGATCGAGGTTGTGTCCTCCCTGTGGGATCGGTGCGGCGATCTCCAGCTCGGGCGTAAGGACGCCATCGTCGCCCTCGGCGGGGGAGCGACGACAGACATGGCGGGCTTTGTCGCTGCCACGTGGCTGCGGGGGATCACCCTCATTAATGTGCCGACCACCCTGCTCGGCATGGTGGATGCCGCGGTCGGCGGTAAGACCGGCATCAACACCTCCGTGGGCAAGAACCTCGTCGGCTCGTTCTATCCGGCCAGTGCCGTCGTCGCAGACATGGATCTGCTCGCCACGCTGCCGCGCGCCGACCTGGCCGCCGGTGCCGCGGAAGTCATCAAGTGTGGTTTCATCGCCGACCCGACGATCCTGACGGTGGTTGAAGAGACGGAGCCCGAGGCGCTCCTGGATCCCGGTGGCGCTGCGCTCGGCGAGATTACGACCCGCGCCATCGCCGTGAAGGCGCGGGTCGTGTCCGCGGATCTGATGGAAGGCGGGCTCCGCGAGATCCTCAACTACGGGCACACCCTCGCGCACGCGATCGAACGAGCGAACGACTACGGCTGGCGTCACGGCGACGCAGTTGCCGTCGGATGCTGTTTCGCGGCGCGACTGGCCCGCGCCCGAGGTCTCCTCACGGACGCCGACGTCGCCCGGCACGATGCGCTGTTCTCGCGACTCGGCCTGCCCACTCGATACGAGGGCACCGACCTTGAGCGGTTGCGTGCGATCATGGCCTCGGACAAGAAGGTCCGCCGCGGAGTGCTGCGCTTCGTCCTCTTGCATGGCATCGCGAACCCTCGAACCGAGACGATCGAGCACTCCGAGCTCGTTGACGCAGCGCGAGCAATCGGTATTCCCTCATGA
- a CDS encoding shikimate kinase, with the protein MSLVVLIGVTGSGKTTVGRILADSYRLELHEVDRAVEAKLGASMRSLVVRRDARLADVARDEALRALDLREGIVTLGASQPLDPVVAAAVDRARRAGAIVVELSADLSAVSRREGLGAPRSVGLGAPRAVLARMMERARISYQRVADATVDTSTRTPQEVADVVARACRLTSDY; encoded by the coding sequence ATGAGCCTCGTCGTTCTCATCGGCGTCACGGGGAGCGGCAAGACGACGGTTGGCCGGATTCTCGCCGATTCCTATCGTCTCGAGCTTCACGAGGTGGATCGCGCGGTGGAGGCCAAGCTTGGGGCGAGCATGCGCTCCCTCGTCGTTCGACGCGACGCGAGGCTGGCCGACGTCGCACGCGACGAAGCTCTTCGTGCGCTGGACCTGCGCGAGGGCATTGTCACCCTCGGGGCATCCCAACCCCTCGATCCCGTTGTTGCCGCCGCCGTTGACCGGGCGCGCCGCGCCGGGGCGATCGTCGTCGAGCTCAGCGCCGATCTTTCGGCGGTATCTCGCCGCGAAGGACTCGGCGCACCGAGATCGGTCGGACTCGGAGCGCCTCGCGCCGTTCTTGCCCGCATGATGGAGCGGGCCCGGATCTCGTATCAGCGCGTGGCCGATGCAACAGTGGATACGAGCACCCGCACCCCGCAAGAAGTCGCCGATGTGGTGGCGCGCGCGTGTAGACTGACCTCTGATTACTGA
- the efp gene encoding elongation factor P produces the protein MATTNDLKNGLVMVIDGQLWQVVEFQHVKPGKGPAFVRTKIKNVLSGKTVDKTFNAGLKIETATVDRRDMTYLYQDGTDYVFMDQSTYEQINVPAETVGDARNFMVENQDVIVSQHDGTVLFVELPATVVLTITHTEPGLQGDRSSAGTKPATLETGYEIQVPLFMEEGTRVKVDTRDGSYSGRVTE, from the coding sequence GTGGCAACGACAAATGATCTGAAGAACGGCCTCGTCATGGTGATTGACGGCCAGCTCTGGCAGGTTGTCGAGTTCCAGCACGTCAAGCCCGGCAAGGGGCCGGCCTTCGTGCGCACCAAGATCAAGAACGTCCTGTCCGGTAAGACCGTCGACAAGACATTCAACGCCGGCCTGAAGATCGAGACCGCGACCGTGGACCGCCGCGACATGACCTACCTGTACCAGGACGGCACCGACTACGTCTTCATGGACCAGTCGACCTACGAGCAGATCAACGTGCCCGCCGAGACCGTGGGCGACGCCCGCAACTTCATGGTGGAGAACCAGGACGTCATCGTCTCCCAGCACGACGGCACCGTCCTCTTCGTCGAGCTGCCCGCCACCGTTGTCCTGACGATCACCCACACCGAGCCTGGCCTGCAGGGCGACCGCTCCTCGGCCGGCACCAAGCCCGCGACGCTTGAAACGGGCTACGAGATCCAGGTTCCCCTCTTCATGGAGGAAGGAACGCGCGTCAAGGTCGATACCCGCGACGGCTCGTACTCGGGTCGCGTGACCGAGTAA
- the nusB gene encoding transcription antitermination factor NusB, translating to MSKQHRFTSRTKARKRAADVVYEADQRGMGSNPDALRDLLRERRVITAAQTPLPEFSLRIIGGVADNLRRIDSLISAHARVPGLDRIAAVDLAVMRVAVWEMLENDEVSPIIVIDEAVSIVRSISTDTSPAFVNAVLDAIRKDLESPAWSRRTDADEATSAGEASESVRGEHTDLAEQTAPSRSLPDGATPLDGASVDDELDELLQEY from the coding sequence ATGTCGAAGCAGCACCGCTTCACGTCGCGCACGAAGGCCCGCAAGCGCGCGGCCGACGTGGTCTACGAGGCCGATCAGCGCGGGATGGGTTCCAATCCCGACGCGCTGCGCGACCTGCTGCGCGAACGCCGCGTCATCACCGCGGCTCAGACCCCCTTGCCGGAGTTTTCTCTTCGTATCATCGGGGGAGTGGCGGACAACCTGCGCCGCATCGACTCGCTGATTTCCGCCCACGCCCGCGTTCCCGGCCTGGATCGGATTGCTGCGGTCGATCTGGCCGTCATGCGCGTTGCCGTGTGGGAGATGCTGGAAAACGACGAGGTGTCGCCGATCATCGTGATCGACGAGGCAGTCTCAATTGTCCGCTCGATTTCAACCGACACGTCTCCCGCTTTCGTCAACGCAGTGCTTGACGCGATCCGCAAGGACTTAGAGTCCCCTGCATGGTCTCGGCGCACCGACGCAGACGAGGCAACCTCGGCGGGGGAGGCCTCGGAATCCGTCCGCGGTGAGCACACTGACCTGGCGGAGCAGACTGCGCCGTCGCGTTCCCTTCCCGACGGCGCGACGCCGCTCGACGGGGCGTCCGTGGACGATGAGCTGGACGAGCTCCTGCAGGAGTACTAG
- a CDS encoding DUF2249 domain-containing protein: MTIEELPLTEVRSDGCGCGAHEGAEPMIDASAIPHRIRHAAVLGAAQSMNAGEAFIIRAPHLPRPLLAQIAQLPGEWTFEVLTDGPEYWDVRATRLAL; this comes from the coding sequence ATGACCATCGAAGAACTTCCCCTGACCGAGGTACGTAGCGACGGTTGCGGCTGCGGCGCACACGAGGGTGCGGAGCCGATGATCGACGCATCGGCGATCCCTCACCGGATTCGCCACGCCGCCGTACTCGGCGCCGCCCAGTCGATGAATGCGGGCGAAGCCTTCATTATCCGCGCGCCGCACCTGCCCAGGCCCCTCCTGGCCCAAATCGCCCAGCTACCCGGCGAGTGGACCTTCGAGGTGCTCACGGACGGCCCCGAGTACTGGGACGTGCGGGCCACCCGACTCGCGCTCTAG
- the pyrR gene encoding bifunctional pyr operon transcriptional regulator/uracil phosphoribosyltransferase PyrR has translation MAALHADRAQRGKEVLGVGDVARSLTRIAYEIVERNGGGEGLVIAGIPTRGATLARRLVNRIREVSGTYADLAIIDTTLFRDDLASQPLRSPKETLIPAAGIDGKTIILVDDVLYTGRTIKAALDALTRIGRPSAVQLAVLVDRGHRELPIRPDYVGKNLPTSREETVTILLDETDGRDGVLLGKGR, from the coding sequence GTGGCAGCACTGCATGCCGATCGCGCTCAGCGCGGCAAAGAAGTACTGGGAGTCGGCGACGTCGCGCGCTCCCTGACGCGTATTGCATACGAGATCGTCGAACGCAACGGAGGCGGCGAGGGCCTCGTCATCGCGGGCATTCCGACTCGAGGAGCGACGCTTGCTCGTCGCCTCGTTAACAGAATTCGCGAGGTGTCGGGCACCTACGCGGATCTGGCGATCATCGACACCACGCTGTTCCGAGACGACCTCGCCAGCCAGCCGCTTCGTTCTCCGAAGGAAACGCTGATACCGGCCGCTGGGATCGACGGAAAGACCATTATTCTCGTCGACGATGTGCTCTACACGGGGCGCACCATCAAGGCCGCCCTCGATGCGCTGACCAGGATCGGCCGACCGTCGGCGGTCCAGCTGGCGGTCCTGGTGGATCGCGGGCACAGGGAACTGCCGATCCGGCCCGACTACGTCGGCAAGAACCTGCCGACGTCGCGCGAGGAGACCGTCACCATCTTGCTTGACGAAACGGACGGGCGCGACGGCGTCCTTCTCGGGAAAGGCCGATAA
- a CDS encoding aspartate carbamoyltransferase catalytic subunit, with protein sequence MSLSHLISIRDLTREEAVLILDTAEQMAATQNRGIKKLPTLQGKTVVNLFFEDSTRTRISFETAAKRLSADVINFQARGSSVSKGESLKDTALTLQAMGADAVVVRHSSSGAAHRLAHAGWMNLPVLNAGDGTHQHPTQALLDAMTLRRHYATGGGTPHAGTGLDGAHVVIVGDILHSRVARSNVDLLTMLGARVTLVAPPTLLPIGVEAWKCETSYDFDDAIASRPDAVMMLRVQRERMSGAGGGFFPSPGAYHSEYGLTPERFARLDPHAVVMHPGPMNRGLEICAEAADSDQSVVVEQVGNGVCIRMAALYLLLASEGQRND encoded by the coding sequence ATGAGCCTGAGCCATCTCATTTCGATCCGCGACCTGACGCGCGAGGAGGCGGTTCTGATCCTCGACACGGCGGAGCAGATGGCCGCCACACAGAACCGGGGCATCAAGAAGCTCCCCACGCTTCAGGGTAAGACCGTCGTCAACCTCTTTTTCGAGGATTCGACGCGCACGCGCATCTCCTTCGAGACCGCCGCCAAGCGTTTGAGCGCCGACGTCATCAACTTCCAGGCCCGAGGTTCCTCGGTCTCCAAGGGGGAATCTCTCAAGGACACCGCCCTGACCCTGCAGGCAATGGGAGCGGACGCTGTTGTGGTACGCCACTCCTCGTCGGGAGCCGCCCACCGACTCGCGCACGCCGGCTGGATGAACCTTCCCGTCCTCAACGCGGGAGACGGCACCCACCAGCATCCCACCCAGGCACTGCTCGACGCGATGACGCTCAGGCGCCACTACGCGACCGGGGGAGGGACCCCGCACGCGGGCACGGGACTCGATGGAGCGCACGTGGTTATCGTCGGCGACATTCTCCACTCGCGGGTCGCGCGCTCCAACGTCGATCTTCTCACGATGCTCGGTGCCCGCGTCACCCTCGTTGCACCCCCCACGCTCCTGCCCATCGGCGTGGAGGCCTGGAAGTGTGAGACATCCTACGACTTTGATGATGCGATCGCGTCTCGGCCCGACGCGGTCATGATGCTGCGGGTCCAACGCGAGCGGATGTCCGGAGCGGGAGGCGGGTTTTTTCCCTCCCCGGGCGCCTATCACTCTGAGTACGGGCTCACTCCCGAACGCTTCGCACGCCTCGACCCTCACGCCGTGGTGATGCACCCCGGCCCGATGAATCGCGGCCTTGAGATCTGCGCCGAAGCAGCCGATTCGGACCAATCAGTAGTCGTCGAACAGGTGGGCAACGGCGTGTGCATCCGCATGGCCGCGCTCTATCTGCTCCTCGCATCGGAAGGACAACGCAATGACTGA
- a CDS encoding dihydroorotase codes for MTEQTRDILITGASLLGKGATDIALSRGVIVGIGPDASGALTDPRVIDAAGLIALPGLVDMHTHLRQPGGEDAETVFTGTRAAAVGGYTAVHAMANTTPTQDTAAVVDQVLRLGEAADWVEVRPVGAVTKGLAGKQLAALGSMARSRSRVRVFSDDGKCVSDPVLMRRALEYVKSFGGVIAQHSQDPELTEGSQMNESPLSGQLGLAGWPAVAEEAIIARDILLAKHVGSRLHVCHLSTAGSVDIVRWGKAQGVNITAEVTPHHLLLTEQLASTYDPLFKVNPPLRRSEDVEAVREGLADGTIDCVGTDHAPHPLEMKDCEWQAGAFGMTGLETALPIIIETMVDSGRMTWEDVARVMSTAPARIGGVDTQGRGLVEGAPAHVTLVDASVRTTVDPAAQWTRSTNCPYRGMELPGQVRYTIYGGVPTVVDAAPIAKEDR; via the coding sequence ATGACTGAACAGACCCGCGACATTCTCATCACGGGGGCCTCATTGCTCGGAAAGGGTGCGACGGACATTGCGCTCTCCCGGGGCGTGATTGTTGGCATCGGCCCCGACGCGTCAGGCGCTCTGACCGATCCGCGCGTCATTGACGCAGCAGGTCTCATCGCCCTGCCCGGCCTCGTCGACATGCACACGCACCTGCGTCAGCCGGGCGGAGAGGATGCCGAAACGGTTTTCACCGGGACGCGCGCGGCGGCCGTCGGAGGCTACACGGCCGTTCACGCCATGGCGAACACCACCCCGACTCAGGACACGGCGGCCGTCGTTGATCAGGTGCTGCGTCTGGGGGAGGCGGCCGACTGGGTGGAGGTGCGCCCCGTTGGCGCGGTGACGAAGGGCCTGGCTGGCAAGCAACTCGCGGCCCTGGGATCCATGGCTCGCTCACGCTCGCGCGTGAGGGTCTTCTCCGACGACGGAAAGTGCGTCTCCGACCCCGTCCTGATGCGCCGCGCGCTCGAGTACGTCAAGAGCTTCGGCGGCGTCATCGCTCAGCACAGTCAGGATCCCGAGCTGACCGAGGGCTCGCAGATGAACGAGTCGCCACTGTCGGGCCAGCTGGGCCTGGCGGGATGGCCGGCCGTCGCCGAGGAAGCCATCATCGCTCGCGATATCCTGCTGGCCAAGCACGTCGGCTCGCGCCTGCACGTGTGCCACCTGTCCACGGCTGGATCCGTCGACATTGTTCGCTGGGGCAAAGCGCAGGGCGTCAACATCACCGCCGAGGTGACGCCCCACCACCTGCTGCTCACCGAGCAGCTCGCCTCCACCTACGACCCGCTCTTCAAGGTCAACCCGCCGTTGCGACGCTCCGAGGACGTCGAAGCCGTGCGCGAGGGCTTGGCCGACGGCACGATCGACTGCGTCGGGACCGACCACGCCCCCCACCCTCTCGAGATGAAGGACTGCGAGTGGCAGGCCGGCGCCTTCGGAATGACCGGACTGGAGACGGCGCTTCCGATCATCATCGAGACGATGGTCGACTCCGGTCGCATGACGTGGGAGGACGTCGCCCGCGTCATGTCCACCGCTCCGGCGCGCATCGGAGGGGTCGACACCCAGGGGCGAGGCCTCGTCGAGGGCGCACCCGCGCACGTCACCCTGGTTGACGCCTCGGTTCGTACGACGGTCGATCCCGCCGCACAGTGGACGAGGTCGACCAACTGCCCGTATCGCGGCATGGAACTTCCGGGTCAGGTGCGCTACACCATCTACGGCGGTGTGCCGACGGTCGTTGACGCCGCCCCGATCGCCAAGGAGGACCGATGA
- the carA gene encoding glutamine-hydrolyzing carbamoyl-phosphate synthase small subunit — protein MTSSNTALLVLEDGTVFRGRAWGSRGRTLGEIVFSTGMTGYQETLTDPSYHRQIVVMTAPHIGNTGVNDEDPESSRIWVAGFVVRDGARRASNWRSRRELEDELLAQGIVGIADVDTRAVTRHIRERGAMRAGIFSGDALPAGALYLAEEAITSLVRIVAESPAMSGQALAAQVSTEETYVVEPLGEFEGADPLARVVAVDLGIKSRTPYHLAARGARVYVVPSTVSFADIESLNPDGVFFSNGPGDPSTADREVGVLRAVLDAGIPYFGICFGHQLFGRALGYGTYKLNYGHRGINQPVKDLETGRVEITAHNHGFAVDAPVGSDSVAPFDAGRYGRITVSHVGLNDGVVEGLRALDIPAFSVQFHPEAAAGPHDGELLFDRFMSLMIAAKENR, from the coding sequence ATGACGTCGAGCAATACCGCTCTGCTCGTGCTGGAGGACGGAACCGTCTTTCGGGGACGAGCCTGGGGCTCTCGCGGCCGCACCCTCGGCGAAATCGTCTTCTCGACCGGCATGACGGGATACCAGGAGACCCTCACCGACCCGTCGTACCACCGCCAGATCGTCGTCATGACGGCTCCGCACATCGGCAACACGGGGGTCAACGACGAGGACCCCGAGTCCTCACGGATCTGGGTCGCCGGCTTCGTGGTACGCGACGGCGCCAGGCGCGCATCCAACTGGCGTTCTCGGCGCGAACTTGAGGACGAACTCCTCGCGCAGGGAATTGTTGGCATCGCGGACGTTGACACTCGCGCCGTCACCCGACACATCCGCGAGCGCGGAGCCATGCGGGCGGGCATATTCTCCGGTGACGCGCTCCCCGCCGGCGCGCTCTACCTGGCGGAGGAGGCCATCACCTCCCTGGTACGCATCGTGGCCGAGTCTCCGGCGATGAGCGGCCAGGCCCTGGCCGCGCAGGTGTCGACCGAGGAAACGTACGTCGTTGAGCCGCTCGGCGAGTTCGAGGGTGCTGACCCCCTTGCTCGTGTCGTGGCCGTCGACCTGGGTATCAAGTCGCGTACCCCGTACCACCTGGCTGCGCGAGGAGCGCGTGTCTATGTCGTCCCCTCCACGGTCTCCTTTGCCGACATTGAGTCGCTGAACCCCGACGGCGTGTTCTTTTCCAACGGTCCCGGTGATCCCTCCACGGCCGACCGGGAAGTGGGCGTTCTACGCGCCGTGTTGGATGCGGGCATCCCCTACTTCGGCATCTGTTTTGGTCACCAGCTCTTTGGACGAGCCCTCGGCTACGGTACCTACAAGTTGAACTATGGTCATCGCGGTATCAACCAGCCCGTCAAGGACCTGGAGACCGGGCGCGTGGAGATCACCGCGCACAATCACGGCTTCGCCGTGGACGCCCCCGTGGGTTCGGATTCTGTGGCGCCTTTTGACGCCGGCCGCTACGGGCGTATCACGGTCTCACACGTCGGGCTCAACGACGGTGTCGTGGAGGGCCTTCGAGCCCTCGACATTCCCGCCTTTTCTGTCCAATTCCACCCCGAGGCGGCGGCCGGCCCCCACGACGGGGAGCTGCTCTTCGACCGCTTTATGTCGCTCATGATCGCCGCTAAGGAGAACCGCTGA